The following is a genomic window from Chitinophaga caseinilytica.
TGGCGACGAGGTACAGCGCCACACCGATGAAGGGAACGATGAAAATGGTGACCGCCTGCGCCAGCACGATGAGCTCCAGCGGCAGTTTCCCGAAGGAAAGGGCGACCGTGGCCCCGAGCGCCATGATGACGCCGATGAGTATCCTTACCTTACCCGATTGCAGTGAGCCGCCAAACCCGAGCGCGTCGCCCAGCAAAGTGCCGCCCAGTGCGGCGTTGCCGATCATCGCGGAGAAGGAGGCGCCAAAAAGGCCGGAAAGGAACAGCGCCGAAGCGAAGTTGCCGAAGATCGGCTCGAGGGCGATGGCCATGTCCGTCGCTTTGGTGACGTTGATGTTGCGGCTATGCAACACCGCCGCGCTGCACGACATCACGATGGCCGCGAGGATGCCGAGGATCACCATGCCCGGGATGGCTTCCCGGCCCGTTTGTTTTGCCTGCGGATTGATCCGTTTGCGCTCCTGGACGAGGTAGGCCTGGTACAATGCGCCCACGATGGAGAAGCACGAGGCGATGAAAGCGATGGTGAGTGGCAGGGAACCTTCCGGCAGGGAAGGCACTGCAAAACCTTTGGCCACATCCGGCAGTGAAGGTTGGGTAAAGAAGAAAGTAGTGCAGAAGGCGAGGAGCATGAGCCCGATGAGCGCGATCATGACCTTTTCCAGCGATTTGTAAAAACTGCGGAAGAAAAGCATGACCATCGCGGCGAGGTTGAACACGATCACCCAAATGCCCGGCGCCGTATGCGTGGCTTCGCCCACAGCGATCCCGATGCCGATGGAGTTGCCCGCCTGGAACGAAGCGCACACGAGGAAAACGCCCACGCCGATGGCGATGCGCGCGCCTTTGCCCCATTTTTTCCCGATGGTGGTGAGGGCGGATTCACTGGTGGCGATGCCGACCCGGGCCGCCATCACGGCGAAAATGATCATAAAGAAAATAGCGACCACCACCAGCCAGAGCAGGGCATAGCCATATTTGGCGCCCATCATGGAGGCAACGGTGATCTTGCTGGGGCCGAACACGAGCGCGGCCGTGATGAGGCCGGGCCCGATGGCTTGCAGCCAGGCTTTACCGCGACTGGCGGCGGGTGCGGGAGCGGTGGAACGAACGGTGGCTGTCGAATCTTCCATAAACGTTTTTTTATGCGATGACCTGGTTGTCTTTTTACGGGTGCGTACACGGCGTCTGCTTTACTTTGTAGGAGCAGATTTCAGAAATACGTGGATGAAATCCGGGTACGTACCCGAAAGTACAAGTCAATTCCGGAATTTGCAAATAAATTTCGCCGTTACCGGATATTCCGGCAGGAGGGAGGCATTAATATAAGGGAACGGACAAAATATTTTTTTCCTTCCCGTTTTCCTTGCAATTATCCGATTTAAATTACTAACTTCCGGGTGCGTACCCGATGTTGCAGGGTATTTCACAGACAACGGTTGCCGGACAGCCGTTTTTAAGGAATGAGTTACGGGTACGTACCCGGAATTACCGAAATCCTTGCCAGACCAGATCTACAGACAGCGTAAATACAATACCAGAAGATAAAGTTCCACCATGCATCAACGCTACGACCGCCGACAGTTCCTCCAGTCCATAACCGCCGCAGGCATCGCCACCGGCCTTTCCGCCAGTCCGACCCTCCGCGCCATGGCCCTGGCCGCCGATCCCGTCCGCATCGGCATCATCGGTTGCGATACCTCGCATGCCGTCGCCTTCGCGAAAAGTTTCAATAAAGATATAGTGACGCCCGGCCTCGAGGGGTTCCGCATCGTGGCCGCGCTCCCCGAAGCAAGCCCAGATATCGAGAACAACCAGAAACGCATGCCGGGCTTCGTGGAAGAACTGAAGAAACTCGGCGTGGAAATCGTTTCCGACATGGACGCGCTCCTCGCCAAATCCGACGTGGTGATGGTGGAATCCAACGACGGGCGGCCCCATCTCCGGCAAGCCCTTCCCGCCATCCGCGCCGGGAAGAAAGTGTTCATAGACAAGCCCCTGGCCGCTTCCCTGGCCGAGGGCATCGAAATATTCAACCTCTCCGAAAAGCATAACGCGCCCGTGTTCTCCGCTTCTTCGCTGCGGTATGTAGATAATGTGCAGGCCGTGGCCGGCGGCTCTATCGGCAAAGTATTCGGTGCGGAAACCTTCAGTCCCTGCGCGCTGGAAAAAACGCATCCCGACCTTTACTGGTACGGCATCCATGGCGTGGAAATGCTCTGTACCGTGATGGGGACCGGCTGCCAGACGGTTTCCCGGACTTCCACGGCCGACGCCGACGTTGTAGTAGGCGTTTGGGAAGGAGGGCGGATCGGTACGTACCGGGGCATCCGCGGCGGAAAGCAGGATTACGGCGGCAACGCCTTCGGCGAGAGCAGCATCGTACCGCTGGGGCCATACAAAGGCTACGAACCGCTCCTGTTGCGGATTGCGGAGTTCTTCCGGACGGGTAAGCCACCCGTTTCCCGCGAAGCGACCCTCGAAATCCTCGCTTTCATGGATGCGGCAGACGAAAGCAAACGCAGGAAAGGCGCGCCGGTTTCCGTAGCGGCGATGTTCGACCGCGCCAGGAAACGCAAGCACTGAACATCCATCCACCCATAAAATCCACCTTATGAAAAATACACGCAGATCGTTTTTGAAGAAAACCGCGCAAGGCACGGCCCTCATGGCCGCCGGCGGCATCCTCCCCGGCTTCAGCGCCAAAAGTTACGCCTCCATTCTCGGTGCCAACGAGCGCATCCGGGTAGGCATGATGGGCGTGAACGCCCGCGGACTGGCCCTCGCGCAGAATTATGCCAAACAGCCCGATTGCGAAGTGGTATCCGTTTCGGACGTAGATACCCGCGCCAGCGAAAAGTGCATCGCCAAAGTCAACGACATACAAAAAAAGCAGCCGGCCAACATCCCTGATTTCCGGAAAGCACTCGAGCAAAAAGATATGGACGCGCTCATCATCGCCGCGCCCGACCATTGGCACGCACCTGCCGCCATCCTCGCCGCCAAAGCCGGTAAGCACGTTTATCTCGAAAAGCCCTGCAGCCACAATCCACACGAAGGCGAATTGCTCGTTGCCGCGCAGAAAAAATACAAATCCGTTATCCAGATGGGCAACCAGCGCCGGTCCTGGCCCAATGTCATCAAAGGCATCCGGGAGCTGAAAGACGGTGCGATCGGCCGCGT
Proteins encoded in this region:
- a CDS encoding Nramp family divalent metal transporter: MEDSTATVRSTAPAPAASRGKAWLQAIGPGLITAALVFGPSKITVASMMGAKYGYALLWLVVVAIFFMIIFAVMAARVGIATSESALTTIGKKWGKGARIAIGVGVFLVCASFQAGNSIGIGIAVGEATHTAPGIWVIVFNLAAMVMLFFRSFYKSLEKVMIALIGLMLLAFCTTFFFTQPSLPDVAKGFAVPSLPEGSLPLTIAFIASCFSIVGALYQAYLVQERKRINPQAKQTGREAIPGMVILGILAAIVMSCSAAVLHSRNINVTKATDMAIALEPIFGNFASALFLSGLFGASFSAMIGNAALGGTLLGDALGFGGSLQSGKVRILIGVIMALGATVALSFGKLPLELIVLAQAVTIFIVPFIGVALYLVANDEKIMGPMKNPPYVKFFGALGLIFMFILAASNVKTLFFS
- a CDS encoding Gfo/Idh/MocA family protein, with amino-acid sequence MHQRYDRRQFLQSITAAGIATGLSASPTLRAMALAADPVRIGIIGCDTSHAVAFAKSFNKDIVTPGLEGFRIVAALPEASPDIENNQKRMPGFVEELKKLGVEIVSDMDALLAKSDVVMVESNDGRPHLRQALPAIRAGKKVFIDKPLAASLAEGIEIFNLSEKHNAPVFSASSLRYVDNVQAVAGGSIGKVFGAETFSPCALEKTHPDLYWYGIHGVEMLCTVMGTGCQTVSRTSTADADVVVGVWEGGRIGTYRGIRGGKQDYGGNAFGESSIVPLGPYKGYEPLLLRIAEFFRTGKPPVSREATLEILAFMDAADESKRRKGAPVSVAAMFDRARKRKH